GCCGTTTATCATCCAGTCACTGGTACCGAAGGACGGGATCAAACTCTTAAACCTCGACAAGCCCGAGGCCGACGATTTCGCCGATAAAAGTGTCGAAGATATTGCCGAAAACGTGCAGGGGGTAGACGTTCCTTCACGCTCTCTGCGATATCAGGACATGATGGAAACGGCGGAGCAATATTACAGGACATTGAGGCGAACGGACACGGTTGAGCCGGAGCAGTTGGAACAACTAAAAGACCGACTTGATGAATTAGCGAGCCGGTTCAGCGACGACCCCGCTTACCACGCCATCCTGAAAGTGGAACGCGAAGCTCGACTGGGGCAGAACGGAGTTCACAATGCGCCCCGTTGAACGCGGAGCCGTGCCGAACGATAACGCGGGTAATCCGAAAGTGTTCGCGAATTATGCCGATGCGCGTGCGGACTTGTACGAGCGACTCGGCCGTTTTTGTTCCTTCTGTGAACGCCCCATCAAGTCGGGCTTGGCGGTTGAACACATTCAGCATCAATATGGACATTCACATCTGGCATGTGAATGGACGAATTTCTTGTTGGCGTGCCTCAACTGCAACTCGACCAAGGGAACCCAAAATGTCCACCGGAATCAAATGCTCTTTCCCGATCAAGACAACACCTTTCGGGGCCTTGAGTATACCGCCGGTGGCGAAGTGACATCGAGAGCGTCGTTAAGACCGCCTCAAAAAGCGAAAGCCACACGGTTGATTCGGCTCGTCGGGTTGGACAAGATGCCTCTAAACAACCCTCAAGCCGCTAATCTGCGCTGGAACGATCGGCGCGAGGCTTGGGAGAAGGCGAACCGATATCTCGACAAATTCCAAACCGGAATGGTGGCGATCGACGCCGTCGTGGATTTGTGCAAGTCCGATGGCCACTGGTCGATCTGGATGACTGTTTTCGCCAACATCCCAGATGTGTGCTTGGCTCTAATCGGAGCAATCCCCGGCACTGCCGCTTGTTTCAATACGAACGGCGCCCCCATCCAGCGTCCGGGCGGTCACATTTGAGAAGTGATGCGATCGCCTACACGATGCTGTTTGTCGCTTCGACGCGTCAGCACGCACGGTCAACAGTGCCGGGCGCACAAAGGCGCCCGGTCGTCAGTGCAAACGGCGTGAGTCTGCCCGTCTCATCAACCCCGCTGTGCCCACAGCCACGCGTACCACTCCGCCAACCCGTCGCCCTTGGTCGCCGAGATCGAGATCACGCGGAGGCGGGGGTTCACCTGACGGGCGTACGCGATGCGGCGGTCGACGTCGAACGTGACGTACGGCAGCAGGTCAACCTTGTTCAGCAGCATCACCTCGCTGGCCCGGAACATGTGCGGGTACTTGATCGGCTTGTCTTCCCCCTCGGTCACGGACACGATCGCCACCTTCGCCCGCTCGCCCAGGTCGAACAGGGCCGGGCAGACCAGGTTGCCGACGTTCTCGATCATCACCACCGAGTTGGCCGGCGGGTCGAACTGCTTCAACCCGCGGCTCAACGCCCGGGCCGATTCCCGCCGGCGTAGGAAAAATCAGGCGAGGTGCGATCTCCACATCGAATTTTGAGGCAGACACACCAATCGTCCGACTGACCGGCCGACGCTTCAAGCTATACTCGAATAACTCCTGCAGATCCACTCGATATCGGCCCCGATACGGGCAGACTCGGGGTTCGAGCCGCCTCAGGTGCCCTTCGATGGACTCGCCCCCCCGCTCGCTCCGGGTGTGTCGCTGGGCCGTGCCACTCGCCCTGGCCGCTGTTTACGTCGTCGCGGCCCGCGTCGGCTTGGCCCTCGCGCTTCCGCCGGAGAACAAGGCCACGGCCGTCTGGCCCCCGTCGGGGATCGCGCTCGCCGCGGTCCTGCGATTCGGCCCCCGGGTGTGGCCCGGGGTATGGCTCGGGGCGTTCCTGGCCAACATCTGGGATTACTTCGAGCCGGTCAACCAGTCGTCCCTCGCCGGCCACCTCGGGGTGTCGTTCGGGATCGCCGGCGGCTCCACGGTGCAAGCCCTCCTGGGGGCGGGCCTGATCCGCCGATGGGTCCGCCGGTCGAACCCGTTCGACCGGGTCGAGGGGGCATTCAAGTTCATCGGGACGGCCCCGGTCATGTGCCTGGTGGCCGCCACGGTCGGCGTGGCGAGCCTGTGCCTGGTCGGGTTCGCCCCGTGGGCGGCGGCCCCGACCAATTGGTGGACTTGGTGGCTCGGCGATACGACCGGCGTGCTGGTCGTCTCCCCGCTTCTGCTCACCTGGTCCCGGCCGTCCGAACGGGGCGCGAGCCGCCGGCGGGTCGCCGAGGCCGGGCTCCTGTTCGTCCTCCTCTTGTGTGCCGCCGTGGCCGTGTTCGGGGGGCGGGGACCTCTCTCCTCGGCGGCCAGCCCGCTGGTGTACCTCACCGTCCCGTTCGTCGTGTGGGCGGCGTTCGTGTTCGGCCTCCGCGGGGCGACCGCCGCCTTGTTCGTGCTGTCCGCCGTCGCCATCTGGGGGGCGGCCCAGGGCCGCGGGCCGTTCGCCCGAGACTCGCTCAACGAATCACTCCTACTGCTTCAAACGTTCGTGGGCATCCTGGCGGCGACCGCCTTGACCGCCGCCGCCGCGGTGGCCGAGAGGCGGGACGTGGGGGAGTTGCTCCGGGCGGTGGCCGACGGGACGACGGACGCGGTCTTCGTCAAGGACCGGCTGGGCCGGTACCTGTTGTTCAACGAGGCCGCGGCCCGGTTCGTCGGCAAGCCGGTCGCCGAGGTTCTGGGCCGGGACGACACCGAGTTGTTCGACCCGGAGGGCGCGCGCGAACTCATCGACCGGGACCAGTGGGTTATGAAAACCGGGACGGCTGTCACCGCCGAGGAGCGGCTGACCGCGGCCGGGGTGACCCGCACGTTCTTCTCGACCAAGGCCCCGTACCGGGACGAGCGGGGGGCCGTGATCGGGCTGATCGGCATCTCCCGGGACATCACGGACCGGAAGCGGACCGATGAGGTGCTGCGGGAGAGCGAGGCCCGGTTCCGCCACCTGTTCGAGGCGAATCCGCACCCGATGTGGGTGTTCGACACCGAAACCCTTCAGTTCCTGGCGGCCAACGACGCGGCCGTGGCCCGGTACGGGTACTCCCGGGACGAGTTCCTGCGGATGACGGTCAAGGACATCCGCCCGGCCGAGGACGTACCGGCCCTGCTGGTGGCGCTCGCCGACCCCGCGTCCAGGACCGGGCCGGTCGGGGGCGAGTGGCGGCACCGGTGGAAGGACGGGACGCTCCGGGACGTCGACGTGGTGTCCCACACACTGGTTTACGCCGGGCGGCCGGCCCGACTGGTCCTGGCGAACGACGTCACCGCCCGCAAGCGGGCCGAAGCGGCCCTGCGCGCGAGTGAGGCCCGGTACCGGGCGCTCGCCGAGTTCTCGGCGGACGGCATCTTCGTCAACGAGGGCGGGCGGATCGTGTACGTGAACCCGGCCCTGCTCCGGATTCTCGGGGCCGATTCCCCGGTCCAAGTCCTCGGCAAATCCCCGTTCGAGTTCATCCACCCGGAATACCATGCGATCGTCCGGGAGCGAATCCGGACGACGACCGAGGACCGCCGGCCGGTCCCTTTTATTGAGGAAAAGTACGTCCGGTTCGACGGGACCACGGTCGATGTGGAACTCGCGGCCGCCCCGTTCGAGGTGGGCGGCGAGTTCGCGGTCATCGTCACCGCCCGGGACCTGACCGACCGGAAGCGGGCGGAGGCCGAACTGCGGCGGGGGCGGGAGTTCGTCCGCCTGGTGCTGGACACGGACCCGAACCTGATCTTCGTCAAGGACGCGGACGGGCGGTTCGTCCTGGCGAACAAGGCCCTGGCCGACCTCTACGGGACGACGCCGGACGCCCTGGTCGGCCGGCAGCCGGGGGTGGACCTGCCGGCCCCGAAGGAATACCCCGAATACCGGCGGATCGAGCGGGAGGTCCTGAGTACCGGCCGGCCGGCCGCGACCGACGAGACCAACACGCGACCGGACGGGTCGGTCCGCTGGTTCCACACGATCAAGGCCCGGCTCACCCTACCGGACGGCACCGCCCACGTCCTCGGGATCGCCACCGACGTCACCGAGCGGAAGCGGGCCGAGGAAACGCTCCGGGAGCGGGAGGATCTGCTCCGGACGGTCCTCAACCACGTCCCTTGTGCGGTGTTCCGAAAAGACCGGAAGTCGGTCTACCAGGGGTGCAACTCCCAGTTCGTTCGGGACCACGGCCTGGCCTCCCCCGAGCAGATCGTCGGCCTCACGGACTTCGACCTGGGGGGCGAGCCGGCCGAAATCGCTTTCTACCGGGAGTGCGACCGGCGGGTGATGGAGACCGGGGAGCCGATTCTGAACCTGGAAGAGACACAGTCCCGCGCGAACGGGGACAAGATCATCCTTCTGACGAGCAAGGTCCCGGTCCGCGACCTGGCGGGGGCGGTGATCGGGGTCATCGGCATGTACCAGGACATCACCGACCGGAAGCGGGCCGAGGCGGCGGCGGACCTGGCCCAGCGGCGACTCCGGCACGTGGTCGCCTCGACCCCGACGGTTCTCTACACCCTGGCGATCGCCGACGACCAGATCCGGGGGATCAACTGGATCAGCGACAACCTACGGGGAATGCTCGGGTACGAGCCCGCCAGGGCCTACACCCCGGACTGGTGGCTGGGGAACATCCACCCCGAGGACCGAGACCGGATCATGGCCCACACCCGGGCCGACCTGTTCGCCCGCGACGCCGTCTCCCACGAGTACCGGTTCCAGCACGCGGACGGACGGTACCGATGGACCCGGGGGGACATCCGGCTGGTGCGGGACCCGGCCGGCCGGCCGGCCGAGGCCGTCGGGTCGTGGCTGGACATCACGGACCACAAGCAGATGGAGGACCATTTCCGGCAGGCCCAGAAGATGGAAGCGGTCGGGCAGCTGGCCGGGGGCATCGCCCACGACTTCAACAACCTGCTCACGGTCATCAACGGGTACGCCGCCCTGCTGCTGGACGGGCTGGGGCCGGAGGACCCGAACCGGGAATCGGTCGTCGAGATACAAGAGGCCGGGCAGCGGGCGGCGGGGCTCACCGCCCAGCTCCTGGCGTTCAGCCGCAAGGCGATTATCGAGCCGAAGCTCCTCGACCTGAACGACGTGGTCGTCCAGACCGGCAAAATCCTCGGCCGGCTGATCGGCGAAGACATCACTCTGAGCACCACCCTGACGACCAGACTGGACCGGGTGAACGTCGACCCCGGGCAACTGGAGCAGGTGGTGATGAACCTCGCGGTGAACGCCCGGGACGCGATGCCGACCGGCGGCCGGCTGACCGTCGAGACGGCGAACGCCGAGGTCCGGGAGGGCGGGGCGTACCCCGAATTGGTCCCGGGCCGGTACGTCCGTCTGACCGTGGCGGACACCGGGTGCGGGATGCCCGAGGACGTGAAGGCCCGGGTGTTCGAGCCGTTCTTCACCACCAAGGGGGTGGGAAAGGGGACGGGGCTGGGGCTGGCCACCGTGTACGGGATCGTCCGCACGTACGGCGGCCATATCGGGGTGCGGAGCACGGTCGGGGTCGGGACGACGGTCGAAATCCTCCTCCCGGCCGCGGCGGGGCCGGTCCGGGCGAAACAGGCGGAGGAGGACGAAGCCGCGGCCCCGCGGGGGACCGAGACGCTCTTGCTCGTCGAGGACGAGGACGCGGTCCGGCGGATCACCCGGACCACGCTCACCGGGCAGGGGTATACGGTCCTGGAGGCGGCGGGCGGGGCGGACGCGGTGCGGCTGGTGGAGGGGCGCGAGGGGCGGATCGACCTGCTCCTGACCGACGTGGTGATGCCCGGGATGGGCGGGCGGGAACTGGCCGAAACCCTGCGGGAACGCAATCCGGGGCTGAAAGTCCTTTACACCAGCGGG
The Fimbriiglobus ruber genome window above contains:
- a CDS encoding HNH endonuclease: MRPVERGAVPNDNAGNPKVFANYADARADLYERLGRFCSFCERPIKSGLAVEHIQHQYGHSHLACEWTNFLLACLNCNSTKGTQNVHRNQMLFPDQDNTFRGLEYTAGGEVTSRASLRPPQKAKATRLIRLVGLDKMPLNNPQAANLRWNDRREAWEKANRYLDKFQTGMVAIDAVVDLCKSDGHWSIWMTVFANIPDVCLALIGAIPGTAACFNTNGAPIQRPGGHI
- a CDS encoding PAS domain S-box protein, translating into MDSPPRSLRVCRWAVPLALAAVYVVAARVGLALALPPENKATAVWPPSGIALAAVLRFGPRVWPGVWLGAFLANIWDYFEPVNQSSLAGHLGVSFGIAGGSTVQALLGAGLIRRWVRRSNPFDRVEGAFKFIGTAPVMCLVAATVGVASLCLVGFAPWAAAPTNWWTWWLGDTTGVLVVSPLLLTWSRPSERGASRRRVAEAGLLFVLLLCAAVAVFGGRGPLSSAASPLVYLTVPFVVWAAFVFGLRGATAALFVLSAVAIWGAAQGRGPFARDSLNESLLLLQTFVGILAATALTAAAAVAERRDVGELLRAVADGTTDAVFVKDRLGRYLLFNEAAARFVGKPVAEVLGRDDTELFDPEGARELIDRDQWVMKTGTAVTAEERLTAAGVTRTFFSTKAPYRDERGAVIGLIGISRDITDRKRTDEVLRESEARFRHLFEANPHPMWVFDTETLQFLAANDAAVARYGYSRDEFLRMTVKDIRPAEDVPALLVALADPASRTGPVGGEWRHRWKDGTLRDVDVVSHTLVYAGRPARLVLANDVTARKRAEAALRASEARYRALAEFSADGIFVNEGGRIVYVNPALLRILGADSPVQVLGKSPFEFIHPEYHAIVRERIRTTTEDRRPVPFIEEKYVRFDGTTVDVELAAAPFEVGGEFAVIVTARDLTDRKRAEAELRRGREFVRLVLDTDPNLIFVKDADGRFVLANKALADLYGTTPDALVGRQPGVDLPAPKEYPEYRRIEREVLSTGRPAATDETNTRPDGSVRWFHTIKARLTLPDGTAHVLGIATDVTERKRAEETLREREDLLRTVLNHVPCAVFRKDRKSVYQGCNSQFVRDHGLASPEQIVGLTDFDLGGEPAEIAFYRECDRRVMETGEPILNLEETQSRANGDKIILLTSKVPVRDLAGAVIGVIGMYQDITDRKRAEAAADLAQRRLRHVVASTPTVLYTLAIADDQIRGINWISDNLRGMLGYEPARAYTPDWWLGNIHPEDRDRIMAHTRADLFARDAVSHEYRFQHADGRYRWTRGDIRLVRDPAGRPAEAVGSWLDITDHKQMEDHFRQAQKMEAVGQLAGGIAHDFNNLLTVINGYAALLLDGLGPEDPNRESVVEIQEAGQRAAGLTAQLLAFSRKAIIEPKLLDLNDVVVQTGKILGRLIGEDITLSTTLTTRLDRVNVDPGQLEQVVMNLAVNARDAMPTGGRLTVETANAEVREGGAYPELVPGRYVRLTVADTGCGMPEDVKARVFEPFFTTKGVGKGTGLGLATVYGIVRTYGGHIGVRSTVGVGTTVEILLPAAAGPVRAKQAEEDEAAAPRGTETLLLVEDEDAVRRITRTTLTGQGYTVLEAAGGADAVRLVEGREGRIDLLLTDVVMPGMGGRELAETLRERNPGLKVLYTSGYTDDAVVRHGIVAARDAFLQKPFTPLTVARKVREVLDKS